In one window of Brachyhypopomus gauderio isolate BG-103 chromosome 16, BGAUD_0.2, whole genome shotgun sequence DNA:
- the ptbp1a gene encoding polypyrimidine tract-binding protein 1a has protein sequence MDGRLDTDLYPLGSSYATEIESVHDITVGTKRGSDELFSSCMSNGPYIMSGAANGNDSKKFKGDIRSPGIPSRVVHVRKLPNDINEAEVISLGLPFGKVTNLLMLKGKNQAFLEMNTEESAQTMVSYYSSVTPVIRNHPVFMQYSNHKELKTDNSPNQVRAQAALQAVNAVQTGGMSMGSVDGGGPGSPVLRVIVENLFYPVTLDVLHQIFSKFGTVLKIITFTKNSQFQALVQYSDVMTAQHAKLSLDGQNIYNACCTLRISFSKLTSLNVKYNNDKSRDYTRPDLPSGDQPSLEPQAMAATAFTAAPGLISASPYASAHGFTPAFAIQQAAGLSLPGMPAGALASLGVPSAVAAAAGRLGLSGLSGAGHSVLLVSSLNPESVTPQCLFILFGVYGDVMRVKILFNKKENALVQMADGTQAQLAMSYLNGQKLHGRSLRITLSKHTTVQLPREGHEDQGLTKDYSSSPLHRFKKPGSKNYSNIFPPSSTLHLSNIPPSVGEDDLKGLFRSSGATVKAFKFFQKDHKMALIQMGTVEEAITSLIEFHNHDLGENHHLRVSFSKSTI, from the exons ATGGACGG ACGTTTGGACACGGACTTGTATCCTCTGGGATCCAGCTACGCCACTGAAATAGA AAGTGTCCATGATATAACAGTTGGCACAAAG CGGGGATCTGACGAACTCTTTTCCTCCTGCATGTCTAACGGTCCATATATCATGAGCGGAGCAG CAAATGGTAATGACAGCAAAAAGTTCAAAGGTGACATCAGGAGCCCAGGCATTCCATCTCGAGTCGTCCACGTACGTAAATTACCCAACGACATCAACGAAGCAGAAGTGATCTCCTTGGGGCTGCCCTTCGGCAAGGTGACCAACCTGCTGATGCTCAAGGGGAAGAATCAG GCTTTCCTGGAGATGAACACGGAAGAGTCCGCTCAGACGATGGTGAGCTACTACTCTTCCGTCACGCCCGTCATCAGAAACCACCCGGTCTTCATGCAGTACTCCAATCACAAGGAGCTGAAGACAGATAACTCGCCCAACCAAGTG AGAGCGCAGGCAGCGTTGCAGGCGGTGAATGCGGTCCAGACGGGCGGGATGTCTATGGGCAGCGTGGATGGTGGTGGTCCAGGAAGCCCTGTGCTCAGGGTCATCGTGGAGAACCTCTTCTACCCAGTCACCCTGGATGTTCTGCACCAG ATCTTTTCCAAGTTTGGCACTGTGCTGAAGATAATAACCTTCACCAAGAACAGCCAGTTCCAGGCTCTTGTGCAGTACTCTGATGTCATGACTGCTCAGCACGCCAAGCTG TCTCTAGATGGTCAGAACATCTACAACGCCTGCTGCACCCTGCGCATCAGCTTCTCCAAGCTCACCAGCCTGAACGTCAAGTACAACAACGATAAGAGCAGAGACTACACGCGTCCAGACCTGCCCTCGGGAGACCAGCCCTCGCTGGAGCCCCAGGCCATGGCCGCCACCGCCTTCA CAGCGGCTCCTGGTCTCATCTCGGCGTCCCCCTACGCCAGTGCTCACGGCTTCACACCTGCCTTCGCCATCCAACAGGCAGCAG GTCTGTCCCTGCCGGGCATGCCGGCCGGTGCTCTGGCGTCTCTGGGCGTCCCCAGCGCGGTAGCCGCGGCAGCGGGACGTCTGGGGCTGAGCGGCCTGAGTGGCGCGGGACACAGTGTCCTGCTGGTCAGCAGCCTGAACCCAGAG AGCGTTACACCCCAATGCCTCTTTATTCTTTTCG GCGTGTATGGTGATGTCATGAGAGTGAAGATCCTCTTTAACAAGAAGGAGAACGCCTTGGTCCAGATGGCAGATGGCACACAAGCCCAGTTGG CCATGAGTTACCTGAACGGTCAGAAGCTCCACGGCAGGTCCCTGCGCATCACGCTGTCCAAACACACCACGGTTCAGCTGCCCCGTGAGGGCCACGAGGACCAGGGCCTCACCAAGGACTACAGCAGCTCCCCCCTGCACCGCTTCAAGAAGCCAGGCTCCAAGAACTACTCCAACATCTTCCCCCCCTCATCCACCCTGCACCTCTCCAACATCCC ACCTTCAGTTGGCGAAGATGATCTTAAAGGCCTGTTTCGGAGTTCAGGGGCGACCGTTAAGGCCTTCAAGTTTTTCCA GAAAGATCACAAGATGGCACTCATTCAGATGGGCACTGTAGAAGAGGCCATCACGTCACTTATCGAGTTTCATAATCATGACCTGGGGGAGAACCATCACCTTAGAGTGTCCTTCTCCAAGTCAACCATCTGA